One genomic window of Eptesicus fuscus isolate TK198812 chromosome 6, DD_ASM_mEF_20220401, whole genome shotgun sequence includes the following:
- the LOC103304373 gene encoding zinc finger protein 791-like, with amino-acid sequence MDSVAFEDVNVEFTMEEWAFLDPTQKKLYTDVMLETFWNLASVEEQCDDHDREDQYEYHGRNLSSHMVERLCTRKDGLQCRENFSPLIIHQRVHTGEKPYECKLCGKVFSYSTSLQNHKRTHTGEKPYGCKQCGKAFSCPKYYREHQRTQCGEKPYECKQCGKAFSCQKYYREHQRTQCGEKPYECKQCGKALGYSTALRNHERMHTGEKPYKCKQCGKAFHCSNSLRKHKRCHDRKKPHECKECGKTFHHPCSLRNHERTHTGEKPYECKHCGKAFYFLSALQHHERTHTGEKPYKCKVCGKGFYYSTSLHYHERMHTGEKPYQCKECGKAFISPSGLRRHERIHTGEKPYKCKQCGKTFSNLTSLQRHERTHTLEKPYECQQCGRTFSFSKSLKNHEKMHTVEKLYECKQCGKAFRHSKYLRNHEKIHTVEKPYECKQCGKAFRHSKYLRNHEKIHTVEKPYECKQCGKAFRCPTYFRNHKRNHDGKKPHECKECGKTFLYPSFLRIHERMHTGEKPYECNHCGKAFSYPSNLRCHERTHNKEKPYECKQCGKGFIHPSFLEIHLNTHNGEKS; translated from the exons GACTCAGTGGCCTTTGAGGATGTTAATGTGGAGTTCACCATGGAGGAGTGGGCTTTCCTGGATCCCACCCAGAAGAAACTCTACACAGATGTGATGCTGGAAACCTTCTGGAACCTGGCATCAGTAG AAGAACAATGTGATGACCATGACAGGGAAGATCAGTATGAATATCACGGGAGGAATCTTAG CAGTCATATGGTAGAGAGACTCTGTACAAGGAAGGATGGTCTTCAATGCAGAGAAAACTTCAGCC CCCTTATAATTCATCAAAGAGTGCATACTGGGGAAAAACCATATGAATGTAAGCTTTGTGGTAAAGTTTTCTCTTATTCAACTTCCCTCCAAAATCATAAAAGAACTCATACCGGGGAAAAACCTTATGGTTGTAAGcaatgtggaaaagccttcagtTGTCCAAAGTATTATCGAGAGCATCAACGGACACAATGTGGAGAaaagccctatgaatgtaagcaatgtgggaaagccttcagttgTCAAAAGTATTATCGAGAGCATCAACGGACACAATGTGGAGAaaagccctatgaatgtaagcaatgtgggaaagctttaGGATATTCCACTGCTCTTCGAAATCATGAAAGAATGCATACTGGGGAGAAACCCTATAAgtgtaagcaatgtgggaaagccttccaTTGTAGCAACTCTCTTCGAAAACATAAACGATGTCATGACAGAAAGAAGCctcatgaatgtaaggaatgtgggaaaacATTCCATCATCCCTGTTCCCTTAGAAATCATGAAAGAActcatactggggaaaaaccctatgaatgtaagcattGTGGCAAAGCTTTCTATTTTCTATCTGCCCTCCAAC ATCATGAAAGAACCcatactggggaaaaaccctatAAATGTAAGGTTTGTGGTAAAGGTTTCTATTATTCAACTTCCCTTCATTATCATGAAAGAATGcatactggggaaaaaccctatcaatgtaaggaatgtgggaaagccttcattTCTCCCA GTGGCCTCCGACGTCATGAAAGAAttcatactggggaaaaaccctatAAGTGTAAGCAATGTGGCAAAACTTTCTCTAATTTAACTTCCCTCCAACGTCATGAAAGAACTCATACCTTggaaaaaccctatgaatgtcaGCAATGTGGTAGAACTTTTAGTTTTTCCAAATCtcttaaaaatcatgaaaaaatgcATACTGTGGAGAAACtctatgaatgtaagcaatgtgggaaagctttcagaCATTCCAAATATCTTAGAAATCATGAAAAAATTCATACTGTGGAGAAACcatatgaatgtaagcaatgtgggaaagctttcagaCATTCCAAATACCTTAGAAATCATGAAAAAATTCATACTGTggagaaaccttatgaatgtaagcaatgtgggaaagctttcagaTGTCCtacatattttagaaatc ACAAAAGAAATCATGACGGAAAGAAGCctcatgaatgtaaggaatgtggtaaaacaTTCCTTTATCCCTCCTTCCTTAGAATTCATGAAAGAATGcatactggggaaaaaccctatgaatgtaaccATTGTGGTAAAGCATTCTCTTATCCAAGTAACCTCCGATGTCATGAAAGAACTCATAATAAGGAAAAACCgtatgaatgtaagcaatgtgggaaaggCTTTATTCATCCCAGTTTCCTTGAAATTCACCTAAACACTCATAATGGAGAGAAATCATAA